The following are encoded together in the Kineosporiaceae bacterium genome:
- a CDS encoding matrixin family metalloprotease produces MKGTGGGFLRARTRWWALAVATGFAAGVVTLPSAAARWVRAEAGIPTPGHEAASHPLGAAPVIAFPKDTFRFIQYQDDGTTPVTWDPCRPVHYVVHRAGVPAGGEALLAGAVQKISAATGLQFVADGATDETPDWHRPRFQPERYGDRWAPVLISWRTAAETPEFGQDAVGLTNSQPVAPADGPWVFVTGQIQLDAAAFAQLVSRPEGTDLARAVIEHELGHLVGLDHVDVPAEIMYPQANLVITELGPGDRTGLARLGQGPCVPEL; encoded by the coding sequence GTGAAGGGCACCGGCGGCGGGTTCCTCCGAGCGCGAACGCGGTGGTGGGCACTGGCTGTGGCGACCGGCTTCGCCGCCGGTGTCGTCACGCTGCCCTCGGCCGCCGCCCGCTGGGTGCGCGCCGAGGCGGGCATCCCGACCCCAGGTCACGAGGCGGCGTCCCACCCGCTGGGGGCTGCGCCGGTGATCGCCTTCCCGAAGGACACCTTCCGGTTCATCCAGTACCAGGACGACGGCACCACGCCGGTCACCTGGGACCCGTGCCGGCCGGTGCACTATGTCGTGCACCGGGCCGGGGTGCCCGCGGGGGGTGAGGCGCTGCTGGCGGGCGCCGTCCAGAAGATCTCGGCCGCCACCGGGCTGCAGTTCGTGGCCGACGGCGCCACCGACGAGACGCCGGACTGGCACCGGCCGAGGTTCCAGCCCGAGCGCTACGGCGATCGCTGGGCGCCGGTGTTGATCTCCTGGCGGACGGCGGCCGAGACGCCCGAGTTCGGGCAGGACGCCGTGGGGCTGACGAACAGCCAGCCGGTCGCCCCGGCCGATGGACCCTGGGTCTTCGTCACGGGGCAGATTCAACTGGACGCCGCGGCGTTCGCGCAGTTGGTGAGCCGGCCGGAGGGCACCGATCTGGCTCGGGCGGTGATCGAGCACGAACTCGGGCACCTGGTCGGGCTCGACCACGTCGACGTCCCCGCCGAGATCATGTACCCGCAGGCCAACCTCGTGATCACCGAGCTGGGTCCGGGGGACCGCACCGGGCTGGCCCGGCTGGGTCAGGGGCCGTGCGTGCCCGAGCTGTGA
- a CDS encoding copper-translocating P-type ATPase, whose amino-acid sequence MVQATHEATHGAGHGAGHGAGHGAGHGAGHGAGHGGMSMSDMAADMRRRFLVAAVLSVPILLWSPIGREVLGFEVAAPFGLRDDVFALVLSLPVVGYSGWIFFAGAWRALRARTLDMMVLVAVAIAAGWLYSLGITLTGGGEVFYEAASVLTAFVLLGHWFEMRARGGANDAVRTLLELTPTRAVALREGGEVEIETAQIAVGDLLLVRPGATVPVDGLVEDGVSEVDESMVTGESLPVGKQVGSSVIGASVNTTGSLRVRATKVGADTALARIVALVQEAQNSTAPGQRLADRAAFWLVLVALTAGTATFAVWLAVGRTAAEALLFAITVVVITCPDALGLATPMAVMVGTGLAAQRGVLFKNATALETSAHIDTVVLDKTGTLTRGEPEVTDVQVFGGVSGLSPERALDLAAAVERESEHPLAAAVVRHVERERDGASRGSLRASAFASAPGRGAAGRVDGRRVVIGSVGLLEAEGMTIADEVRSARGELAASGRTAVLVGVDDAAVAVIGFADAVRESAADAVRELHGLGAQVVMLTGDNEATARRIADQLGIDDVIAGVLPDGKADRIMSLQAQGRRVAMVGDGVNDAPALARADLGIAIGAGTDVAIETADVVLMRSDPADVATALRVGRGTVARMRQNLGWAIGYNAIALPIAAGVFEPAFGLTLRPEIAALSMSGSSLIVAVNALLLKRLRLPITGGPRREPTAATARSRRW is encoded by the coding sequence ATGGTTCAAGCCACGCACGAAGCCACGCATGGAGCCGGGCATGGAGCCGGGCATGGAGCCGGGCATGGAGCCGGGCATGGAGCCGGGCATGGAGCCGGGCACGGTGGGATGTCGATGTCCGACATGGCCGCCGACATGCGGCGCCGGTTCCTGGTCGCTGCCGTCCTGTCGGTGCCGATCCTGTTGTGGTCGCCCATCGGACGCGAGGTGCTCGGCTTCGAGGTGGCGGCGCCGTTCGGCCTGCGCGATGACGTGTTCGCCCTGGTGCTGAGCCTGCCCGTGGTCGGGTACTCGGGGTGGATCTTCTTCGCCGGGGCCTGGCGGGCGCTGCGGGCTCGGACGCTGGACATGATGGTGCTGGTCGCCGTGGCCATCGCTGCGGGGTGGCTCTACAGCCTGGGGATCACGCTGACCGGCGGTGGTGAGGTGTTCTACGAGGCGGCCTCGGTGCTGACCGCGTTCGTGCTGCTGGGTCACTGGTTCGAGATGCGAGCCCGCGGTGGGGCGAACGATGCCGTGCGCACGCTGCTCGAACTGACCCCGACGCGCGCCGTGGCGTTGCGCGAGGGAGGTGAGGTCGAGATCGAGACGGCCCAGATCGCGGTGGGCGATCTGCTGCTGGTGCGGCCCGGCGCCACGGTGCCGGTGGACGGCCTGGTCGAGGATGGCGTGAGTGAGGTCGACGAGTCGATGGTCACCGGCGAGTCGTTGCCGGTCGGCAAGCAGGTCGGTTCGTCGGTGATCGGGGCCTCCGTGAACACCACCGGATCGTTGCGGGTGCGGGCCACGAAGGTCGGCGCGGATACCGCCCTGGCCCGGATCGTCGCCCTGGTGCAGGAGGCACAGAACTCCACCGCGCCCGGCCAGCGGCTGGCCGACCGGGCCGCCTTCTGGCTGGTGCTGGTGGCGTTGACGGCCGGCACGGCGACCTTCGCGGTGTGGCTGGCGGTCGGGCGCACCGCGGCCGAGGCGTTGCTGTTCGCGATCACCGTGGTGGTGATCACCTGCCCCGACGCGCTCGGGCTGGCCACTCCCATGGCCGTGATGGTGGGCACCGGCCTCGCGGCGCAACGAGGAGTGCTGTTCAAGAACGCCACCGCCCTCGAGACCTCGGCCCACATCGACACGGTCGTGCTGGACAAGACCGGAACCCTGACTCGTGGCGAGCCCGAGGTGACCGACGTGCAGGTGTTCGGCGGGGTGAGTGGGTTGTCGCCCGAGCGGGCGCTCGACCTGGCAGCGGCGGTCGAGCGCGAGTCGGAGCACCCACTGGCCGCGGCCGTGGTACGCCACGTCGAGCGCGAGCGGGACGGAGCGTCTCGCGGATCGTTGCGGGCCAGTGCTTTTGCGTCCGCCCCCGGGCGCGGAGCCGCCGGGCGTGTGGACGGTCGACGGGTGGTGATCGGTTCGGTCGGGTTGCTCGAGGCCGAGGGCATGACCATCGCGGACGAGGTGCGTTCGGCGCGAGGCGAGCTCGCGGCGTCCGGGCGGACCGCCGTCCTGGTCGGGGTCGACGACGCGGCGGTGGCGGTGATCGGGTTCGCCGATGCCGTCCGTGAGAGCGCCGCCGACGCCGTCCGTGAGTTGCACGGTCTGGGGGCGCAGGTGGTGATGCTGACCGGTGACAACGAGGCCACCGCGCGACGGATCGCCGATCAGCTGGGGATCGACGACGTCATCGCCGGCGTGCTGCCCGACGGAAAGGCCGACCGGATCATGTCGCTGCAGGCGCAGGGCAGGCGCGTGGCCATGGTGGGTGACGGCGTGAACGATGCCCCGGCCCTGGCGCGAGCCGATCTCGGCATCGCGATCGGTGCGGGCACCGATGTGGCCATCGAGACTGCCGACGTGGTGCTGATGCGGTCGGACCCGGCGGATGTCGCGACGGCCCTGCGCGTCGGGCGGGGCACCGTGGCAAGGATGCGTCAAAACCTGGGGTGGGCGATCGGCTACAACGCCATCGCCCTGCCGATCGCGGCCGGGGTGTTCGAGCCGGCCTTCGGGCTGACGTTGCGTCCCGAGATCGCCGCGCTGTCGATGTCGGGCTCCTCGCTGATCGTGGCGGT